The DNA region CTTCCGCTGGGCGCCCAAGCCGAGACCGCTCGTTGGGAGATCGATCCAGACCACTCGCTGATCGAGTTCCGCGTGGCACACATGGTGATCTCGAAAACCTCGGGGCGATTCACGGATTATCGTGGATTTATCGAAATGGATGCGGATGCAAAAACCTTCAAGGCGATTGAAGCGACCATCAAGGCCGAGTCCATCGATACGAACCATGAGAAACGTGACGGACACTTGCGCAATGCCGATTTCCTGGACACAAAACAGTTTCCGACAATCATCTACACAATGAAATCCGCGCAGAAGGCCGGAGAGAGTTACACGGTCGTCGGCCTTCTCACACTCCACGGTGTGACCAAAGAAGTGCCCCTCACTGGCACGTTGAACGGCATCACGAAAGACCCCTGGGGAAATACGAGAGCCGGATTCACCGCCGACGGCAAATTGAATCGCAAGGATTTCGGCATGGTGTGGAACAAAACCCTCGATACCGGTGGATTGGTCGTCGGAGATGAGGTGCAGATCCATTTGGACATCGAGTGCATTAAGGCAAAATAGCCATAAAACCTTGCAGGAGTTTCGTGTTCTCTGGTTCAGACACAAACCTTCTTCATTCACATTCAGCCCCGAAACCAGAAACCCGCAACTCGAAACTCTTACCCCGAGTGATTTATGAAAGCGATGGTGCTCGACCAAACGAGCGACGTCTCCCGTAACCCACTCCAGCTTCAGGATCGGCCTACGCCAAATCCAAAATCCGGCGAGATCCTCGCTAAGATTCATGTCTGTGGCGTCTGCCGCACGGACCTTCACGTCGTGGAGGGAGAGCTGCCGGACACAGCGTTGCCGGTCGTTCCAGGACATCAAGCAGTTGGGACCGTGGTGCGACTCGGCGCTGGGGTCTCGGAAGTGAAAGAAGGCGATCGTGTCGGGATTGCCTGGCTGCAAGGCACATGCGGACAGTGTGAATTCTGTACAAGTGAACGAGAAAATCTTTGTTTGGCAGCAAGATTCACCGGCTATCAGGTCGACGGAGGTTATGCGGAATATGCCGTCGTGCCAGCACGATTTGCTTATCTCATTCCGGCAATCTTTTCTGATGAGGAAGCCGCTCCGTTATTATGTGCGGGCATTATCGGTTATCGAGCGTTACGACTCAGCGGCATCAAGCCTGGTCAACGGCTTGGACTCTATGGATTCGGGGCCTCAGCCCACATCGCCATCCAAATTGCGCGTCACTGGGGTTGTCAGGTCTACGTGAGCTCGCTCAAACGGGAGCATCAGGAACTCGCCAGACAACTAGGAGCCGTCTGGGTCGGTGGAGCAACAGAAACGCCGCCGGACAAACTGCATGGGTCCATCATCTTTGCCCCAGCCGGTGAGATTGTCCCTCCCGCTCTGCGCGCACTTGAACGAGGTGGTACACTCGCGTTAGCTGGTATCCACATGTCGTCGATTCCTCCACTCGACTACAATCGTGACGTCTTCGGCGAACGAGTCATCCGCAGCGTGACCGCCAACACAAGACAGGATGGAATCGATCTCTTACGCGAAGCAGCAGCAATTCCCATCAAACCACATACGATCCGATTTCCGCTGGAAGAAGCGAACCGTGCCTTACAGGAGTTGAAGGCCGGAAGTTTTCAGGGAGCTGCAGTGCTGACGATGCCATGAGGCAATAACATTCGAAGCTGAGAACCGAGTTAGACGCATGAAGAATCGAAAACTGTTGGCAAAGGCACTCAGCGGCTCAAAGAGTCTTCGCTTTGGTGAAGTCACTGCACTTGCAAAGGCGTTTGGTTTCCGACTGTCACGAACTAAGGGCAGCCACCATATCTTGGTTCACCCGCATATCCGTGAATTGGTCAATCTCCAGGATGTTGATGGTAAAGCCAAACCCTACCAGGTTCGTCAATTACTTGAGATCGTTGAACGCTATAATCTACAATTGGGTACAGGTGAAGAGCGATGAAGGACTACCACATCAATATTTTCTACAGCGAAGCGGACCGAGGCTATATTGCTGACATTCCCGACCTGGATGCCTGTTCGGCGTTTGGGAAAACTCCTGCCGAAGCACTCAAGCAAGCAGAAGTCGCAAAACGCGCATGGCTGGCAGCCGCGCGCACAGAAAAGAAACCGATTCCCAAGCCCCGCTATCGCCCGGCCATCTATCAAACCGGCACATAACCTGGGCTTGGCCCCTCCTGCATCCCCATGCTGGACAATAATCGCGATGCCTTCGGCGAGCGAGTCATACGCAGTGTGACGGCGAATACGACACAGAATGGGATTGATCTCCTACGTGAAGCCGCAGCAATTCCGATCAAACCACATACGGTCCGTTTTCCGTTGGAAGAAGTGAACCATGCCTTACAGAAGTTGAAGGCCGGAAGCTTTCAGGGAGCTGCAGTGCTGACAATGTGATCACGGCGGGTGAATCTGATCAGGATTGTCCTCCTGAAAAAACAATCTTCAAGGGCAAGTAAAGAACAAACGGAGTCTCCCCGGGGAATATGGTGGGTCACTAGGACATCCTCAACTCGCCACCACTCAACACCTGCCTCTTCTTCTGAGGGGGTGGCATTCTCGTCTGTATATTGGACTTGCGTTCTGGGCAATCGAGGGAAATATGATTAGGCTGCAAGGCAGTCTTCTTTTTCTTGTCCGCGCAGGTGATGCATAGGTAGTGCATCGGCTCGCCATTTGCCATGTCTGCCTTCAGTTTGCATGCAAGGGTTTTGGTGTCCGAAAATTCAATACGCTGATAGCGTTGGATTTGATTTTTCCAGTCTTCCGTGTCACTCATCTGCACTCAAAGAGCTCATACCTGCTCGGCGAGTGTAGCTTGTTTTTATTGGCTCGCCAATGCAGACGCGATGGCACTGCGGAGCTTTAGTTGGGCATCGTTAACTGCCGCCAAAACTTCGTTGGAATTCGAGAGACCCTGAGTTGCCTTGACAAGGTCAAAGAGGATCTGTGCACTTTGGAAAGCAGCGGTAAATTCCGCATACATATTGAGACCTCCAGCTATGAAAGACCCCGCCTTCTTACGGGCATTGCCAAAGGTATAGAGGGCGGGAGTCGTTTTTTGCTTTAATTTCTCAACCGCTTCGAAAAGTCCAAACGTATCAGGCCTCATGCTGCATCAGGCATAAGATGAGCTCCACTCTCTCCTCAACCTGCTCACACCCCTCTTTCTCGAATCACCGCGTTTACTCCAGCTCTGCAATCGTTCCTACCAAGCCCACTTGTGGAACTCACCCGCAATCGGTACTCTGCATTTCCTCATGTCTACATCATCCGTGAATCAGCCGCACGCTATGGCGCATCCCCGTGATCCCCTGCACGGAATCACCTTGGAAACCATTGTCACGACCTTGGTCGCACGGCACGGATGGGCGATACTGGGTGCACGCGTACCCATTCGCTGTTTCCGCCATCATCCGACGATCCGGTCGAGTCTGACCTTCCTGCGCAAAACCCCGTGGGCACGCAAGCGAGTTGAACAGATGTTTATCGTGGAGCGCCACTCACATCCAGACTGACTCTATGGCATCGAACGCGACCATCTATAAAGCCGTGCTGCAGATCGCCGATCTGGACCGTCAGTACTTCCAGGACCATACACTCACGCTTGCGCGCCATCCGTCCGAGACCGAGGAGCGCCTGATGGTACGGGTGCTCGCTTTTGCGCTCCATGCAAACGAAGCCTTATCTTTCGGCAGAGGGATCGGCACGGAAGATGAACCAGCCCTGTGGAAACGGGATGATACCGGAACCATCGACCTCTGGGTCGAAATCGGCCAACCAGACGAGAAGACGCTGCGTCAGGCCAGCGGCCGCGCCAAACAAGTCATCGTCTATGCCTATGGAGCCCGGAGCGCAGAGGTATGGTGGGCGAACCAGCGCCAGTTGCTCGACCGGCTGAAAAACCTCTCCGTGACGCTACTTCCCATGGACAGCGTTCGTGCCCTAGCAGGAATGGCGAGACCCGCAATGCAGCTGCAATGGACGATTCAAGAGGGGCATCTCTGGATCGCGGATGGGACGCAGACGCTCCAGATTGAGTTACAACGATTGAAGGGCTGATGTCACGAAGTACCGCTCGCTCGCTGACTGATGATCGACTCTACCGCTTGCGGCCAAGAATACTCGCCGCCTGCTCAGACACTTCTTTTACCAAAACCCCCATCTTCGGATGTGACGGCTCGAAGTCGACCGGCCAGTCGAAGTGGCGCAACCGTTCGCTTGCGGCGGGCCCGATGGAGGCCACAACCAGTTTCTGCACCGCGTCATGAAACGGGATAACGTGTCCGTCCTGTTCCAACACCTGCATGACATGATCGATCTGCATGGCATTAGTAATGAGCATCACCTCCACCCGTCCAGCAATGATACTCTCGCAGGCGGCACGCATCGGTCCGAGATCCTCCGGTAGGGCCCATTGGTAGATCGGCACGGGGAAGACCTCTGCCCCGCGCTGTTCTAACGCCTTCACCAGTGCGGTATTGGGAATGCCATATTCCTGCACCGCGATCCGCACCCCGGGCTCGAGGCTGTATTCATCAAGGGCAGACACCAGATCGATCCAGGTATTGGGCTCCGGCACCGTGATCGTGGGGATGAGCCCCAAGGCCTTGAGAGCTGCAACCGTCTTTGCTCCCCGAGCAATGGTCACGATCTGTTGTAAGGCCTCAACAATTGACGGCCAGGGATACCTCGGTTTCAGGATTTCGAAGAGCGCCTCTGTGCCGACGCCGGTCAGCAAAACGAGCATATCAATCTGCCCCGCCATCAGTCGCGCTCCGAATTCATAGGCCACGGTGTTGCTCTCCAGCGGGACCTCGCGCAGCGCAGGAGCCACCAGCGGGCGCCCTTCGTACCGCTCAATCAGGTTGGCCAGTTCCGTCGCCATCCGGCTTTCGAATGCCACTACCGTCATTCCGTTGAATGTCATAGTCGTGACCACTCCTCCATGATCAGACACCAATCATACTACACTCGTCGACGCGAGTGAGAGCCGGTTTTCCGTTGACGGCTGCTCGTTGCTCTCCCTACTATACAGATACACGTTTGTTCACTGAGTGCGTGATACTTCATGACGGCACCACTGCATCGCGGCCTTCGGCACCTGGCGCTTCGCGTCATCGATCTTCCTCGATCACGTCGGTTCTATGAGCAGCTGCTCGGCATGAAGGTCGTCTGGGAACCGGACCCGGAGAACGTCTATTTCAGTTCCGGAGTCGACAACCTGGCATTGCATCAAATCTCGAAGCGTGAATTGGAGTCCTACGATCCCTCGAAGACCCAACTGCTCGACCACATGGGCGTGATCCTGGACAGTCCGCAGGCCGTGGATCAGATGTACCGTGAGATTGTGCCTTCAATTGAGTCGCTGGGTGGACGAATCACGAAAGAGCCCAAGCAGCACCGCGATGGCAGCTACTCATTCTATTTCTCAGACCCTGACGGCAATATGATTCAGGCCCTTTACGAACCAACTATCAGTGTATTGGAATGGATGAAAGGCAAGACGTGAGCAGTGAAATAACCTACCCTCTCTTACGTTTCACGTCTCACGTTTCACGCTCATGAAAGTCTGGGACACCCTGCCTCGCAACCATTATGTAAGTCTCGTCCCTTGGTGTTGGGCTCAACTGGAAAGTGCGGAGGCCCCGGGCCCCTTTCCATTCGTCGGCGGCATCGCCTCTGATATTGTAGCCAGCCTGCACGAGGCTCATGGTCTCCTGGCCAGCGCGATCGATACCGCAATCAGCGATGTCTTCTCGAAGCGGGCGCCGCTCGACGAGCCTGAACGTCGGCGACGACTCGAAGATGCCTATGCAGAGCTGATCAATGCCCGACCCTATCTTCAGCGACACATCCGCTGTGGCCGCCGACCGGACGGGACATTTCAGTGGGAATTCCCGACTGATCCGACTCAATCCGCAGCGGTTACGAACGGCGGCCTCCGTGTATTTCACGCGATCAACCACCAGGCCCTCCCGTTGGGATTCAATAATCGCCGTCTGGGCCCATCAATCGGCAAACTGCTCGGCCTGCTCGATGGCACCCGTTCTACCGATGAAATCAGCACGGTCGTGTCGTCCATGCCTCGCGACCACCAGAGTCTACTGACCACATTCATGGAACTCTTGCAACGTCATGAATGTCTGACTACATCGCCCACCGCGTCCCTGCGCCGCCATTGGTTCGATGTCGTTCAGGATCAAGATACCGTGCACCTCGGACATGCAGCCTTGCTCTACCGACAACGTGACACGGTGTTGCTCTTTGATCCATGGCTGTTGCCCTGGTTCGCAGAATCACCCTTGCCATCACTATGGGGCGGGCTGCTCCCCAAACCTGCCGCAGTATTTCTCACGCATGATCACGATGACCATGTGGATCCCCGCACCTTGCTCCATCTGCCGAAAGAAATCCCCATTATCGTCCCCAGCCGGCGCAATCGCACACAGCTGTTTTTTGACTATCGCTCACTCCTGGCAGAGCTGGGATTTGAACAGGTGATTGAGCTGGCTCATGGCGAGTGTTGGCCGTTTGAGGGAGGCACCGTCGTTTCCGTCCCCTTCTATGGGGAAGATCCCTGTGACCTCAACATGCCGAGGAATTGCTACCTGATTTCCGATCGCGGCCACAATGTCCTGATTCATGCGGACAGTGGCCCAACCAACGACGGACGGTCGGCCCTCAAAGATTCGGTTATTCAACAGTTGGTCTGTAAATACGGACCGATTCCCCTCGTACTGGCTTCCCAACAACAGCTCCTCGAGCTTCGGACCCATGCGGCCCATGCCGCCCTCTCCCAGCCCGGCCAATGGCTCGACGTCGGTGAGAACGGCTATCTGACGAACAGCTATCTGGCCGAACTCTGTGCCGCTGCTCGAGCACAGCTGTTTGTTTCGTATGCCACCGGTGGAGCGGACTGGTACCCCGACCACCTCTCCTTCATGTTCAGTCGCCGCAATCCCTCCAGAACCGCGCTCTTGACCGCGCACTGGGAACCGGCAGAAAAGTTGAATGACCTTCTCGCTTTACAGAACTGTCGCTATCATCATGCCCACGCCCTCGACATCTATCGACCCACGAATGGTGGAGCGATCGGTATCCACCCGACAGGAGAAACCCTTGCCCCACTCACGCTCTATCGTGTAGATCATGGCGACCCCCCATTTATGAAAACCGCGCAGCGACGATAGGCCATTATTTTTTTTGAGGAGTAGCGATGAGCGAAAGACCATCAACGATTCTTGTCACCGGAACCGCGGGATTCATCGGATTCCATGTCGCCATGCGTCTCTTGGACCGAGGCGACCATGTCATCGGCCTCGACAACATCAATGATTATTACGACGTCCGGCTGAAGGAGGCTCGCCTCGCGCAACTGAAGCCTCGTGAACGATTCACATTCGTTAAACTGGACCTCGCCAACCGACAAGGCATGAAAGATCTTTTTGCCAACCAGCCAGTCCGACGCGTGGTACACCTGGCCGCCCAGGCTGGGGTTCGCTATTCGCTGATCAATCCACATGCCTACACCGAGAGCAATATTGAAGGGTTCATGAATATCCTGGAAGGCTGCCGTCATAACCAGATCGAACATTTGGTCTATGCATCTTCAAGCTCCGTCTACGGCGGTAATACCCACATGCCGTTCTCGATCCATGACAATGTAGATCACCCCGTCTCGCTCTACGCCGCCAGTAAAAAGGCCAATGAGCTCATGGCGCACTGCTATGCCCATCTGTATCGGCTCCCCTGTACCGGACTCCGCTTCTTTACCGTCTATGGACCCTGGGGACGCCCCGATATGGCGCTCTTCATCTTCACCAAGGCAATCTTGGAGGGTAAACCGATCGACGTCTTCAATCAGGGCAAGATGAGGCGTGACTTCACCTATATCGATGATATTGTCGAAGGCATCATTCGGACCCTCGATCGCCCGGCAACGACCAATCCATCCTGGTCGGGGGACCACCCTGATCCCGGAACCAGCTCCGCTCCGGCGCGCCTCTACAATATCGGCAACCATCAACCGGTGGAACTGCTGCACTTTATCGAGGTCTTAGAAAAGGCGTTGGGTAAGAAGGCGGAAAAGAACCTGCTGCCTATACAGCCCGGCGACGTCCCAGCCACCTACGCTGACATCGACGATCTCACGAAGGATGTGGGCTTCAAGCCGAGCACCCCGATCGAGGTGGGGATTTCTCGTTTCGTGAAGTGGTACCGAGAGTTCTACAGAGTATGAGGAACTGACCTTGTCACGTTAAAAACACCCTACCGGCACAAACCCTGTCCCGAAGAGCCTCGACAACGCGATGTAGCGCGCATTGTCATAGAACGAATGGCTGGCCCCTCGCTGATTTCTCCCCGTGATGTCCCCCCCATAGGACGGATCGGTCCCGAAGAACATCCCTCCCCTGGTCTTCTGTACGAGGTGCATCCATTCCATATACAGCGTGCAGACTTCCGCCTGGACTGAGCCAGAAGCCGTGTTGCTCGCATACCAGTCACGTGCCCATTCCGGCACCTGCCGTCCTGCACCGACCGACTCACGGTCCCGAGCGGGAGGCAAATCAAACTGTGAATCCCTCGTTGCCTGCGGTCGAGGAATGGTCGGCATATTCACCAAATCAGGCACGATAGAAAGCGGTTTCAGATCCATCGCTTGGCACCCGGTCCGCTCTTTGTTGGTGTACAGCGAGGTCCCGTCTGCCTCGAGACATTTCCAGGTCGTTGAACTAGCTCCCATATCCCCCCGCGCTATTCCCGTGGACAGGACCACCAAAATGGTCGCAGAGAGGAACATTCCTTCAACCTGCCGCATGGGACACCTCCAGATCATATAATCAAGACAGGCGGTGCGTGAGCACCCCTGGTCACCCTCAATAATTGGTGCGCACACCCTACTCAATACTTTGTTTTCCGTCTATGCAGCTTTAGAGGGGGAATCACAACCTATGGCCCCTCGACCGACTGACATTTACCGTGGTTTCACCCGTCGCTCACCCCAAGCCCATGCGGGGCCGGCACCCAGCAGCCTACCTTTACATACCCGGGCTCCCTTACCCCAAATCGCTCCTGTCCCACACCCTGCATTACCTTGTCCGAGATAGAAACCTCAGGTATCCTGCCTGTCATAGGCTCGATACGCTGTTGGATAAAGCAACGTAGGCTCGTACTCTCACGTCGTCAGTAGTCTCTGGACACATTCATCAAGCAACGACGTACGATCGATACCAGCCCAGTATGACCGACTACAATGTCCTCACCAATCTGCTCTTCATCTATACCGTGTCGATTGCGGTGGTGTTTCTGTTTCATCAGTTCCGACTCCCCTCGATCGCCGGATTCTTAGTCGCCGGTGCGCTGATCGGCCCCCATGGGCTCAATCTCATTTCCGATATCGCCACCGTCCAGGTCTTGGCGGAAATCGGCATCGTGCTCCTCCTGTTCACCATCGGCATTGAATTCTCGTTGGTCCAACTCGCCTCCCTTCAACGCCTGCTGCTGATCGCCGCTCCGATCCAAGTAGGAGGCGTCATCGCCATCACATCGCTCGGCGGCACTCTCGCGGGATTACCAACCTCTCAGGCAATCTTTTGGGGGTTTCTGCTCTCACTCAGCAGCACCGCCATTGTGCTCAAAGCCTTGACTGCCAGTGAAGCAAGCGATTCAGCGCACGGGCGGGCGACGATCGGGATCTTGGTCTTCCAAGACATCGCCGTCGTACCGATGATCTTGCTCACACCCATCCTTGCCAGCCCTGGCGATGGGGCGCTTGTACCGGTGTTGCTCTCTCTGGGCAAATCTTTAGTCGTGGTGGCCTGCATTCTGGTCGGCGCGTGGTATGCGGTTCCGATCTTGCTTGAACACATTGTCCGCAGTCGAAGCCGAGAACTGTTCTTGTTGACTATCATCGTTCTCTGCCTCGGCATCGCCTGGCTGACCTCTCTCGGTGGACTCTCGTTGGCGCTCGGCGCCTTCATCGCCGGCATCGTGATCTCCGAGTCAGAATACAGCCACCAAGCCATCGCCGAAGTGCTGCCTTTTCGAGATAGCTTCAATAGCCTCTTCTTCGTGTCCATCGGCATTCTGATGGATTGGCATATCCTGCTGGAGTACCCCTTCGTCGTGACCGGCCTTCTGCTGATCGTCCTCTTGGTAAAATTCTTCGCGGGCGCAGGCGCCGTGCTTGCCGCCTCCATGCCACCCCGGTCCGCGGTCATGACCGGCATCGCACTCGCACAAGTGGGAGAGTTCAGTTTTATCCTGGCACAAGTCGGCCAGGAGGATCAGCTCCTGTCCGGGACACAGTATCAGATATTTCTGGCCGTCTCAGTTTGTTCAATGATCATTACCCCGATCCTCATTCAGCTGTCGCCGCATCTCGGTCGACGGGTCGAGGCCATTCAGCGACTCCACCGCTGGTTCCCCGAACAGACCATGACACATGTCCTCGAAGCGGAAGGGCGGCATCTACGCATCAAGGACCATGTCATTATCGTGGGATATGGATTGAACGGCCGCAACCTCGCTCGCGTCTTGGGCGAGACGGAGGTTCCCTATATTGCGTTGGATTTGGACGGTGAAACCGTACGCCGAGAGGCTGCGCATGGATTACCGCTCTACTACGGAGATGCGACCAATCCAACCGTGTTGCGGCATGTCAAAATTGAACAGGCGCGAGTCCTGGTTGTGGCCATCTCCGATCCCTTCATGGCGCGCCGGACCGTGCAGGTTGCTCGAGGACTGAATCCAAAGATTCATATCGTCGTCAGGACTCGCTATTTACGTGAGCTGGAAGAACTCCATCAGCTCGGCGCTGACGATGTGGTGCCGGAAGAATTCGAAACATCGATCGAGATTTTCGCGCTTGTTCTCCGCACCTATCAGATGCCGCAAGACTTCGTCATGCGCAAGGCGGAGCAGGTTCGTCGGGAAGGCTACGCGCTCCTTCGGCGAAGCGAACTGCCTGAGCTGGCCCACCACTTGCGCGGCGGCACTCTCGCCGACGTTGAAGTAGAGACCTGCCGGATTGAGGAAACCGCACCGGCGGCTGGGAAAACGCTCGCCCAGCTGGCACTGCGTCTGCGGACCGGAGCGTCGATCATTGCCCTGACCAGAGGTGGGGTGACGGAATCAAACCCGTCGGACAAAACGAAACTCTTGGCCGGGGATATCGTAGTCCTAATCGGATCACGCGATGAAATTCGTCGGGCGATGGAATTCATCCTCACGGATCAACCTGACCGATAACTTCAGACTCTCCGCGCTGTCTGGTCGTTTCTACGAGAAGTTCAACTTCGCCAGTGGAGCGTGACTCGTTCTTTGAGCGGGTGATCGAAGGGACGCCCGGTCTGAACCGATTCAAGATAGGCGGCTTTGAGCTTGTAGTACCATCGAGCCGGCATATCAGCGTCCCCCAGAAACATTGATGAGGGCTTGTGGCGGAGACCCACCGCTAAATGCTTCATGGCCCGTTCATCCTGGCTCAGAAACATCTTGGTCAGCGTACGAAAAATCAGATTGCCGAAGGGCAGCCAATGCAGACCAAACCAGTAAGCCGAAAAGTCAATGCGACATTCCATCTCGGATACCGGTGTGGCCATCAATCGATTGGCAACCCACGCGCTACCGCATTGCATCAGCTCGACCCGCTGATTCGGGAGGATAAAGTCGATCGTGGTCGTCATCGGCCCGCCGTAGATGCGCTCGACCCAATGAAACGGCCCGCTATTCTTCGCCGGCCGGTGCGCAGTCATCCGGAAGCCATAGGGGATCGGCTCAAAGATTTTCGTCT from Candidatus Nitrospira nitrosa includes:
- a CDS encoding type II toxin-antitoxin system HicA family toxin, translated to MKNRKLLAKALSGSKSLRFGEVTALAKAFGFRLSRTKGSHHILVHPHIRELVNLQDVDGKAKPYQVRQLLEIVERYNLQLGTGEER
- a CDS encoding type II toxin-antitoxin system HicB family antitoxin, which codes for MKDYHINIFYSEADRGYIADIPDLDACSAFGKTPAEALKQAEVAKRAWLAAARTEKKPIPKPRYRPAIYQTGT
- a CDS encoding VF530 family protein; amino-acid sequence: MSTSSVNQPHAMAHPRDPLHGITLETIVTTLVARHGWAILGARVPIRCFRHHPTIRSSLTFLRKTPWARKRVEQMFIVERHSHPD
- a CDS encoding cation:proton antiporter domain-containing protein codes for the protein MTDYNVLTNLLFIYTVSIAVVFLFHQFRLPSIAGFLVAGALIGPHGLNLISDIATVQVLAEIGIVLLLFTIGIEFSLVQLASLQRLLLIAAPIQVGGVIAITSLGGTLAGLPTSQAIFWGFLLSLSSTAIVLKALTASEASDSAHGRATIGILVFQDIAVVPMILLTPILASPGDGALVPVLLSLGKSLVVVACILVGAWYAVPILLEHIVRSRSRELFLLTIIVLCLGIAWLTSLGGLSLALGAFIAGIVISESEYSHQAIAEVLPFRDSFNSLFFVSIGILMDWHILLEYPFVVTGLLLIVLLVKFFAGAGAVLAASMPPRSAVMTGIALAQVGEFSFILAQVGQEDQLLSGTQYQIFLAVSVCSMIITPILIQLSPHLGRRVEAIQRLHRWFPEQTMTHVLEAEGRHLRIKDHVIIVGYGLNGRNLARVLGETEVPYIALDLDGETVRREAAHGLPLYYGDATNPTVLRHVKIEQARVLVVAISDPFMARRTVQVARGLNPKIHIVVRTRYLRELEELHQLGADDVVPEEFETSIEIFALVLRTYQMPQDFVMRKAEQVRREGYALLRRSELPELAHHLRGGTLADVEVETCRIEETAPAAGKTLAQLALRLRTGASIIALTRGGVTESNPSDKTKLLAGDIVVLIGSRDEIRRAMEFILTDQPDR
- a CDS encoding YaeQ family protein → MASNATIYKAVLQIADLDRQYFQDHTLTLARHPSETEERLMVRVLAFALHANEALSFGRGIGTEDEPALWKRDDTGTIDLWVEIGQPDEKTLRQASGRAKQVIVYAYGARSAEVWWANQRQLLDRLKNLSVTLLPMDSVRALAGMARPAMQLQWTIQEGHLWIADGTQTLQIELQRLKG
- a CDS encoding MBL fold metallo-hydrolase encodes the protein MKVWDTLPRNHYVSLVPWCWAQLESAEAPGPFPFVGGIASDIVASLHEAHGLLASAIDTAISDVFSKRAPLDEPERRRRLEDAYAELINARPYLQRHIRCGRRPDGTFQWEFPTDPTQSAAVTNGGLRVFHAINHQALPLGFNNRRLGPSIGKLLGLLDGTRSTDEISTVVSSMPRDHQSLLTTFMELLQRHECLTTSPTASLRRHWFDVVQDQDTVHLGHAALLYRQRDTVLLFDPWLLPWFAESPLPSLWGGLLPKPAAVFLTHDHDDHVDPRTLLHLPKEIPIIVPSRRNRTQLFFDYRSLLAELGFEQVIELAHGECWPFEGGTVVSVPFYGEDPCDLNMPRNCYLISDRGHNVLIHADSGPTNDGRSALKDSVIQQLVCKYGPIPLVLASQQQLLELRTHAAHAALSQPGQWLDVGENGYLTNSYLAELCAAARAQLFVSYATGGADWYPDHLSFMFSRRNPSRTALLTAHWEPAEKLNDLLALQNCRYHHAHALDIYRPTNGGAIGIHPTGETLAPLTLYRVDHGDPPFMKTAQRR
- a CDS encoding zinc-dependent alcohol dehydrogenase family protein — translated: MKAMVLDQTSDVSRNPLQLQDRPTPNPKSGEILAKIHVCGVCRTDLHVVEGELPDTALPVVPGHQAVGTVVRLGAGVSEVKEGDRVGIAWLQGTCGQCEFCTSERENLCLAARFTGYQVDGGYAEYAVVPARFAYLIPAIFSDEEAAPLLCAGIIGYRALRLSGIKPGQRLGLYGFGASAHIAIQIARHWGCQVYVSSLKREHQELARQLGAVWVGGATETPPDKLHGSIIFAPAGEIVPPALRALERGGTLALAGIHMSSIPPLDYNRDVFGERVIRSVTANTRQDGIDLLREAAAIPIKPHTIRFPLEEANRALQELKAGSFQGAAVLTMP
- a CDS encoding VOC family protein — its product is MTAPLHRGLRHLALRVIDLPRSRRFYEQLLGMKVVWEPDPENVYFSSGVDNLALHQISKRELESYDPSKTQLLDHMGVILDSPQAVDQMYREIVPSIESLGGRITKEPKQHRDGSYSFYFSDPDGNMIQALYEPTISVLEWMKGKT
- a CDS encoding YceI family protein; this translates as MRHRRSWIQGIAIASLFAFLPLGAQAETARWEIDPDHSLIEFRVAHMVISKTSGRFTDYRGFIEMDADAKTFKAIEATIKAESIDTNHEKRDGHLRNADFLDTKQFPTIIYTMKSAQKAGESYTVVGLLTLHGVTKEVPLTGTLNGITKDPWGNTRAGFTADGKLNRKDFGMVWNKTLDTGGLVVGDEVQIHLDIECIKAK
- a CDS encoding uroporphyrinogen-III synthase, with the translated sequence MTFNGMTVVAFESRMATELANLIERYEGRPLVAPALREVPLESNTVAYEFGARLMAGQIDMLVLLTGVGTEALFEILKPRYPWPSIVEALQQIVTIARGAKTVAALKALGLIPTITVPEPNTWIDLVSALDEYSLEPGVRIAVQEYGIPNTALVKALEQRGAEVFPVPIYQWALPEDLGPMRAACESIIAGRVEVMLITNAMQIDHVMQVLEQDGHVIPFHDAVQKLVVASIGPAASERLRHFDWPVDFEPSHPKMGVLVKEVSEQAASILGRKR
- a CDS encoding NAD-dependent epimerase — its product is MSERPSTILVTGTAGFIGFHVAMRLLDRGDHVIGLDNINDYYDVRLKEARLAQLKPRERFTFVKLDLANRQGMKDLFANQPVRRVVHLAAQAGVRYSLINPHAYTESNIEGFMNILEGCRHNQIEHLVYASSSSVYGGNTHMPFSIHDNVDHPVSLYAASKKANELMAHCYAHLYRLPCTGLRFFTVYGPWGRPDMALFIFTKAILEGKPIDVFNQGKMRRDFTYIDDIVEGIIRTLDRPATTNPSWSGDHPDPGTSSAPARLYNIGNHQPVELLHFIEVLEKALGKKAEKNLLPIQPGDVPATYADIDDLTKDVGFKPSTPIEVGISRFVKWYREFYRV